The window gtagaaataaaactctaccaccacgtaggttgagtttgcaagtgccgactcctttgacttcaactcttgcattatttcccacatagatccacttgttgccagctggtacccgacggtactcaacaaatgtaactcgttcccgagctacatggttggttgctcccgaatctataatccacaaaggataagaatcagctaacaacactgaactagcaacaaaaagctcttgaaaagaagacacacttggatttacctttttcggctcagtgcactcccgagcaaagtggccctttttgccacagttaaaacaagtcaacttgtttttaggtttctttccagtcttcttgactatcttcttgattgggccctgtcccacaccagcagcttccttcttctttcccttccctttcttgaaccatttctttttcttggatccatatgatcctgcagaacctacagctacataggcttgtccagaaatccttgcggattcaacctctccgcctccaattctacatggcgtgagacatcagtgaaagtcttgatactctcactatgagtTAGGGTATGCTTCATGATCTCCTAAGAAtttggaagtgaacgaataactacttgaacctgttgttcatcggtcaactcatgaccagcagttttaagctcccgaatcatattCGACATCTCCCttaggtgttgaaccattgatataTTTGGTCACTTCTTGTAGCTATCAAACTTAACTGTCaactgtcgaagcttgctcacacttactccactatatttttctttaagggctatccagactgcatgagccgaaagatacgactcatactcaaaagctaggtcgtctaccattgaactaatcaatatgcccatcgtagtggagtcctttttcttccatgccttataggcatcaagatctcgtttgTGTTGTGCAGTtggaccatctacaggttctatcataacctgatttacaacctctagaagttcttgttcctcaagtgcatattgtatcctgaggtgccagatcttatagttatccctattaagtttttcacccttgttaagttcagctataatatttttggttgccataatctatcataaataaacacattatttagtattcaatgtaattcatatgcatgcaatttctgattgactcaatattaatttgagttggtttacaaaatcaagtgacaacaatattttcactcatcattcatatgaccaatcaaattaatattgatcaattctattacatacatcccaaccaatgaactaatcatttataatatcatgaattcattaattaaatgaactaatcatttaacatatcatgtattttttttttaaattaaatgaactaatcatttaatacatcatgaactaatcatgcatcatgtcaagcaaacagcataaataaatgaacatatcattaatataaaattatgctgcaaattgttaacatataaccaactgacatgaatgaaatggactaactattgttcatacaaaacgacaataaaaataacagaactctaatcaactagataggcaactaccactcccactaggacagacactagtgcagtggctaatataatccctctcagcctggactcatttggggtaattacaggcaggacagcttcaaggctctctattggatccacaattggatccttttctggttcctcctcgatcatttccgggtcctcttcaaactcttccggatcctcttcagtcatcTGATAAAGCAGTTCCtcacataatacagaatatgtgacgcgtccttgatgacgcccccaaatatagtctgctatcatcctaggatttgttggcaatgaacgcatcaaagcccaaatcctataactgtccaggactggaaactcttctcgctcaagtttccaaaacagatcatcaagccgtccaatgtgtccgtcgattccataagtagagttatactctatctcctgaatctgctccctgagctgatttcgtcgcacttcgcgacgagtcaatgtggtaatcgtccgtgccatctgaaaaattgaaaataaataagtcagtacaaaaccgactaaccagtacaaaaccggcttatttcaatttatacaggcataataCCAACAACATAatcaatcaagaaaaacaaatcttctcgattttcaggagttaaatcgacaattagaactaatctaattggtcaaacccatcggatcggttgattagggatccagatcctaagcttggtccattgtccttaattagaactaatctaattggacagggatttttgtacctatgttctgttaattttcctctaagtccatttcaaccaatttcagacttattgatcaaactcagatccatttgatcaaaccaatgtccattggtttaagtccgaccaattagaacaaatctaattgttttgatcaaatctgaattttgatcatatttggtctaagtccaattaattaacccaaattgattttgggtttggatcaaattgattcgattaaaccaactaatgatttaaacctgaaccggatctaaatggaccaaaatttatttttgatcatttatcattaatgatgaaattaattgaacttattttcaattaattactGTATGCACCCAAATTGAAATTAATGCTACGGTAGGCATGcatccaaattaaaaaaaaaatgctacagtaggcatacaTTAGCATGAAACAATAAGCATGCATTAGCATATTTCAACGATGCATCATATGGCAAACAAAAATTAtactttaattaaaaaacataagCATATTATGTTTCTTAATTTCATATGCATGCAGTATTTTCGTTCacggtttttttttttattatttgatttttcaaaatcaaactttATCTCACACGAAGCACTATGCTTCGTTATTCTGCCGATTTCTTCGCAACTGCCCACGTTGCACAGGCCGCTCAAGCCACGCACGCCGTTCACAGCGACGAACGCTGTACAGAAATTTCAAAGGCAGCCTCGAGTACGCCGTTGGCCAACACACAGAGACAAACTCCATGAGTGTTCATTCGAGACCTTTCAACAGACGTTGATTACGGTTGCTTTTGATGCCGACGACTGTAGCAGATTGCAACATGAACGCAATATGCTTGGCTACGGCAAAACTAGACGGAAGACGGACTCCGTTCACGGCAGCAATTTTAAACAGGAGATCGCACATACATTTAGAAcaaataacttggctctgataccaatgtagaaaatattttctaaatgcatgatagacgaattaattaaatgcggtaaaaacttacagcgatctcccgcagatctgcaatcggcaatgacgaaatttgctatcggaagagcgatcacaggatcggaaagccctccgcaattccacaaaccaaatcccgccgctttggatgttctcctctgACTCTCGTCGCACGATCGCGATTTCACAcactgagccttggacggaccccctttatatagggaaataccctaggggcataatggacatttccattatgtgtagtggggaacatgggccacgttccccactatcctcATTTCTAACAAGAAGGATTCAATACTTTCATCCCAGGAGGATAGGAGGCCAGCAACAAGGCCTGCTGATGCTCTGAGCCTTCACCTCGGCAGGAGGAATGGACTCGTTCCTTATTAATGCAGTAGCATCAGCAACGACAGGACTGTAGCGGCTGCattaggaggaggaggaggaggagtctTCACGACTAAACCGCTAATCTTTTCTCCATCTGTTCAATTCTTCTCATCAGGCTCTTGATGTGTAATTTGGAGATCTTGGTCTTCAGTTCTGCTCTTCTCAAAAATCCGTCCTTCAAAACAAGTCTTTTCCAAAGAAAAAGAATTGGCACCGCCATTTTCGTTCTCGGAACTAACTCCTCGGTTCGCCAGCAACGAATCCGCCAAACCCTCGCTCACCGCCACATCTTCTCTTGAGGAACGCGACGCCGGCGGCGGCGTGGAGAGCGAAGAGTCCGCAGGCAAAGAGAAGAAGCGAGAAAGCGGAGAGGAAGAAGCAGAGGGATCGACGTTGAGAGTGAGGCGTGAGAAAGCAAAAATAGAGGCGGTCACCACGAGGATGAAGAGGAGGAAGTAAGTAACTGGTCACTTCCATCGGTTAAACAAGTCTTTCCGTCTATTTTAACGGGAATTTGGACGAAAGGATCAATTTGGGAAAAAGTTCGAAAATTGAAGGATTAAATTTGGTCAATTGAAAAATTAGGACGAAATCAGCACCATGTCAaataatgtgggactaaattgagaattaactctaattctctctctatatatatataattggaggtttttaaattaatttattttttaaaaaaaggaccACTTACTTTTGAAGAAAATAAGGCTTTAGCCAATATATATTAACTTTTGTGCATATTGATGGATCAATTGATTATTGTGTAATGATGCATAGATTTGGCTGGTAATCATCGTGCACCACGTAAGCGCAGGCCCCGCAGCACGGCGGCAGATCTTTGCTTGACTCCGACTTCTTCTCGTCCTTCTTGTCTGGCTTCTCCACCGTGACGATCTCCGCTTGCTTCTTGGCCTTCCGGAGGGCCTTCACGATGAGCACAGCGTCAACGGTGCCAACGATCGTGACCGTGCTCTTCTCCACGTCTAACGCCACCGACGTGACGCCGTCGAACTTGACGACGGTGCGCATCACGCTCACCTTGCACTTGTTGCACATGATGATCACCTTCAGCACTATCTTCTGAAGAAATTAGCACGTTAATTAACTGCATGTATGGTTTTCAACTGGGAATATAATTAATTCGACCATTAACGAACTCTTACCTTCTCAGGCATACTGGAGCTAGAatcaacttatatatatatatacggaaCAAACTAATTAATTGCTGCCTCCTAGCTAACTTAATCCTCGATGGATCGGAATGATGGAGCTGCTGGCCAATTGTCGTCGCTATATTTGATCGATCTCTCCAGCTGGGAACTGCTGGTTAATTGCTCGTGCCTCGCGGGGTATTTGTACTGACGATAAGTGCGAAGACGAAGAGGGAGTAGTCAGTAGAGCGAGTGGCGCAGCGCAGCTGTGGGACACGAGCTGACGACACCGAAGACTTCAATATAAAACCATTTTCTGCAGAAATTAAAATGGTCGCAATTCAAACCAATCAGTCATGAGAGAAGAAAAGTAGTGCGCCAAGCGAGTGGATGATTGGTTCGTGCCACATGAGTTACGTTGCTTGACCCACCCATTTGATCTCAGTCTGATGACTCTGATCCAACAAAATGGTCGATTAATTGGGAAATGCAGTGATTAGCTAGGCCTAAGGAAACCGATCTAGATAGCCACATTGGTTTGGTTGATCAAGCCAAAATTGCATGTTAGGTAAGCCATTCTTGATAAAGTCTATGATGAGTTAGACaagtcaaataaaatattttatataaaataattattattgtaAAAAATACACCTTACGtgctttttataatattttacgaAATGAAGATAAGAATAAATTGGTGCATCTCTATCCCAtacctcactacaagaaaaaagctaaacaacaacgcttttttgacGTTGTcatatgtacttaaaaagtgatgttgtagatggtgttgtagaaagtcatatcaaagacaacgctttaaaagcgttgtggttggtcacaaagacaacgctttttaagcgttgtcttttcgttcttaaaaagcgttgttatagatgctgttgtaaaaatgcacatatcaaagacaacgctttaaaagcgttgtggttggtcacaaagacaacgctttttaagcgttgtctattcgttcttaaaaagcgttgttaaagatgttgttgtaaaaatgcacatatcaaagacaacgctttaaaagcgttgtggttggtctcaaagacattgttttttaagcgttgtcttttattacttaaaaacgttgtcttttaaatttataaaaatagtgtttttctaaatagcaaaattataaaaatactcaaaatttacatataattgaatatccacaaccacaatcatttttataataagactatttaacaaataaataaaactttatattatacaaacaaaatgtatacatattgatccacaaattaaatttgtatcatacaagttatccttaacttcatgacaataatttttcaaacacacacgttttacaaaacctcatcattgactaaccgttgttggtgtccatcgcatggaattgcttctttaagtccaagAATCTCTTCTTccgaaaggctttcagctatcactcttagagccatcttcttcaacttgtcatcaagacacctggggttgtaggcaatcaagaaattttgtatgaaaactttcatacatgtaaatctcgtactaaataatatgtcaatgttatatatacatgtaattcataccgtaagtgtgtttatatcatAACCAAGTTTtatagggccaacttctactcaagctctttaaacactgcatcaaaataaaaaaattggcattagttctgtgctaaatgaaaatcatatttagaggaaaaagcggagtgttgtagatggatatattaaccaagcatattaatgtttgacctgtctttacaagttctaagcatatatattaaccaagcatataacctaagaggaataagttacaaaatgctacttgatgtttgacttgtctttattggattttgcggccccggtcttcttgtagccaggcacaatgtaatacttgatgttgactctacctttgcagttgtttcggcttgaggagtggcaaagaatggtggagtagaggatggatttcaggtattcatccgtgccatcgaggaaatgactccagtaggtgactagcatgttgaccagggcatgcttggagaagatgacttgtttcagaagctttttagatcaaagatatgaagtgcattgttataaaactagatgcacgaacacttgcttatacggttcttgaaataaaatacattcatcatcactagcccaagctcaataaggaaaattcacggtaaatgtgcatagtatacctcagatactgcagatgatagggaaggccagaagacagtttgacgcaaatattgagattgcccaagccaatccatggtactaatcctgacagctcctccaaatcgcactgacttgattgtgtccacccatccttgttcatcagcttggaacctttgaaatgaaagctgcattgggtacatggaaaaaacaacaaaagggaggataaatgatagccaccaacctaattgttcacaaatatctgtataagttattaagggtgttcatagaagttgatcctttagccgtgtctgttagatggtcaaatctaggcgccaactcaaaaatgttggcgtccaagtgttagtgttcaactacttctgacAATGAAGTAGTAGCAGATAATCAAGAACACAAGAGAATCTGAAAGAGTCTatatttctttcactagtagcagataatgattagattagaaagCAAAAGAACGCATACCACACCAGCTGCTCCTGCTGTTAAAGCCATAGGTGCAGTGACAGCGCTTAATCCAGATGAGCACATAACTGGAATCTGAACTGCTCGGGAAATGGAGTATGCAGCTGCTAGCGTTGGTGTGGCCTACATTTTAAAGAGGAAAAATATCACATTTTTCATCACAAGTGTGCTAAGATTTCTTATTCGTACTGTTGTTACCTTCTCGATCAAACCAAGGACACCAGGTTTTGATGGACTTGAGTATTTCCCTCCTTCAGTTTGGATTATATCAGCACCTTCCTGTTCCAGCAACTCTGCTAGCTTCACCTTTTTAAATTGAACAAAAAACAACGAGAGATTGTGTTAGTGACAAATCTCAGTTTACGAGGAAATAAATGAGCTACCTGATCAGGGAGACTAAGCATGTGTGGCACGGTTACAGACAGTGTAATGGATGGAAGAATCCTTCTAGTTTCTCTAGTGAGCTTTAGAATCTGACAATGGCACCACAGAATAGTGACGAGATAGAAATAGCTGAAAATACTCGAGGAACTGCAAGGAAAAGTACGATCATGATTCATATACCTGTTCAGGGGAAAACTGAATTCCCATCTCGTAGAAAGAATCATAATTTCCAATTTCCACCTGCATTTAGCACAAGGATTTTAATGTTTGGTATGACAGACAATCCGATCGAAACCAGTCAAGTTCATCGCATCCTAACCATTTGGgcacctgcttccactgcagaaGGAAATGCCAAAGGGTCCACAGAGGAAACACAAATCTGCAAGAACAAGATCATCATAAGAAAGAAGAGCTGTGGAActctgaaaatgcgagctactgaggcagcgagcaatctgcttgaacaaggtaatcatgcagcgttggaactctgtcgtgagcatcaaagaccaaatattaccaaatattaagatcactgacaaaccaaataataccttatttttaacagctatctagaggatctggctttttgacttgaagctggttcaaagaagacaaatcaaatatacaaatactaagatgaaagcataatgaagtagttaactttttctactttacctgattataagatctacagcttcttgctcagtattttgctgcacgagtaattattagaaaaacaaacccaatagtggaacaaaagctagataaagaaactagataatttacaccgacgtaactttacagaataacatataatacactgctttgtacttgcatattaatccagaaaacatcctttcacctaagtgacaatttttccaaaacatcatcattcacaaaacatcatcattcactaaaaattttcacaagtttttaaacttcagtgacaacttttctttggggtcaactgctcaaggtcgatctggtaactatgcactgcatcaaaaaaattggcattaactatgattccacaaaaaaaaaccaccattccatgaacttaaatctaaatagaattatggcaactatcattccatacctattcataaatatgatcttgtatgcactccgccaactcggaccgaacctcatcaatttgttcacgagagtaccctatttttgtgaactgtgagcatacacaatttatgctaatggaaaaaataatcaacactgatcactttgcaattttaaatagtttatgtcaaataatttgagataagctaaataatgttactattgattgcagcgaatctctctcaatagtctcaacttcttcaataatttctctcataaatcgcatcacaaaaaaaccacattgtttcgcatccggttgttgaggagcctatatatagtaattagagtcaaattgttaatgaaaattatacattacaatatatgttaaacaaaagtacacatac is drawn from Zingiber officinale cultivar Zhangliang chromosome 1B, Zo_v1.1, whole genome shotgun sequence and contains these coding sequences:
- the LOC122004201 gene encoding heavy metal-associated isoprenylated plant protein 2-like, translating into MPEKKIVLKVIIMCNKCKVSVMRTVVKFDGVTSVALDVEKSTVTIVGTVDAVLIVKALRKAKKQAEIVTVEKPDKKDEKKSESSKDLPPCCGACAYVVHDDYQPNLCIITQ
- the LOC122042788 gene encoding uncharacterized protein ycf23-like: MILFLQICVSSVDPLAFPSAVEAGAQMVEIGNYDSFYEMGIQFSPEQILKLTRETRRILPSITLSVTVPHMLSLPDQVKLAELLEQEGADIIQTEGGKYSSPSKPGVLGLIEKATPTLAAAYSISRAVQIPVMCSSGLSAVTAPMALTAGAAGVVCVLLLSNLIIICY